In the Methanosphaera stadtmanae DSM 3091 genome, TCATATAAAGCATCAAGATTTCTTCCATAATAATCTGGTAAATCTAATTTTTTAATTAAATAGTCATGTGTTTTAAGTTTAATTTTTTTACCATCTAATATTACAATATTCAATATTTTTCACCAAATTTTTCTATATTTCATTAAATGTTTTATAGTGATCTGTAGTGTAGTAGACTTTATAATTTTCAGTAGAATATACTATTCTTTTGGAACCACGTGTGGTACCATTTGCATCAATATCACATTCTATATATTTTGATGTACTAGTTGGAAGTATTTTCTGCCTATTTGTAAAAACATCTCCACCAATACTTTTTCCAGGTGCATATTCTTTTAATGGACCACCATTCCATCCAAGTTTTTGTGCTTCTTTTTTAGTTATATAATTACTTGGAAGTTTATGATATTCTTTTATATAAGCTGCCACTTCATCAACAGTACAATATTGTCCATTTTCAACAATATGTATATTGGTTGTATTATTGTTACTAATTATATTATTATCATGGTCTGATAGGATATTTACTCCAAAAACACTACCTAGAATGGCAATAATAACAATAGTAATTACTGATATCATTTGTTGATTAATAAAATCACCTCTTATTAATTATTCTATTGATTATATTTAATAAAAAGTTAACTATTTTTTAAAAAAAGAAATATGTTGTTATACTACATATTCTAGTATAACAGCAAATATGGTTATAAACATTATGATTTCAACAATATAAATAAAGAAGTTATGAAACAAGCTATGATTTGTTACATTTTTCCTTATTATGTTGTGTAGATTTGGATTGAATTGGGTTGCATATACACTTGCAACAATAAATGATATTATTAAAACCCATACAAGTACATTTATTAGAATTTGAATAAAATCTGTATTCACAAGTATAAGTGATGTTACTGGCTCTAAGGATAGGTATGGTAGGAATTGTCTTGTAAATATTCCAAGTATTGATGTTGGTGTTGTTGTTACAATGTATGAATTTAGCATAATAATATATAACATTATTATAATTGCACCTATAATTGCAGTCCATAGATAAAAGCTTGTTTTATAGAAGAGATATTCTGATTGGAAATCTATTTTAGTTTTAGACTCATCATATTTTTTTGTGCCTTCATAGTGTACTGTTAATATATAGTCTTTTCGTGATATTGATGAGGTTATTGTTGCTGTTCCATCTTTTGAAATTTTTCCACTACCAACAATTTTTCCTTTCTTTGAGGTAACTATAACTTTTCCTTTTAAAACAGGTGCATTTGTTTGGGCTTCAGTAACTTTTACTGAAACAGTATACATTTTCGTGTTAGAATTTACTATTTCTGCATCTATTTTAGTTTTTATTTTTTCATTTTCTGTATTCATAAAATTAACCCCAAATATTTTATTAGTTTGATTTTTTTCAAACTTAACAACAATATAGGTATATTCTATAAATAATAATAATTATTTAGAAAAACATTGTTGATATTTAATTTTTGTATATTAATGTATGTCGTAGCTTATATTAATA is a window encoding:
- a CDS encoding ribonuclease domain-containing protein, with the translated sequence MISVITIVIIAILGSVFGVNILSDHDNNIISNNNTTNIHIVENGQYCTVDEVAAYIKEYHKLPSNYITKKEAQKLGWNGGPLKEYAPGKSIGGDVFTNRQKILPTSTSKYIECDIDANGTTRGSKRIVYSTENYKVYYTTDHYKTFNEI